The genomic interval GGGGATAACCATATCTGGTGCATTACACATAACTACAGAGACTGCTAACCTTGCTATAACACTCAAGGAAGGTGGAGCGGAGGTTCTACTATGTGCTTCAAATCCTCTCTCAACACAGGATGATGTTGCTGCATCGTTGGTAAAGCATTTTGAGATACCAGTATTTGCTATAAAAGGTGAGGATAGAGATACCTACTACTCTCACATTAGAGAGGTTTTATCAAGAAAACCTGATATAACGATAGATGATGGAGCTGACCTCGTTACAACACTTCACAAAGAAATGACTAGTGTTATTGACAAAGTGATAGGTGGGACTGAAGAGACAACAACTGGTGTTATAAGACTTAGGGCTATGGAGAAAGAAGGAGTGTTGAAGTACCCAATAATTGCCGTAAATGATGCTATGACAAAACATCTGTTTGACAATAGGTATGGAACTGGACAGAGCACTATTGATGGTATAATTCGTAGCACAAATAGGCTTATTGCTGGTAAGTATTTCGTTGTTGCTGGGTATGGATGGTGTGGTAAAGGGGTCGCTATGCGAGCAAAGGGGATGGGCGCTAGAGTAATAATAACAGAAACTGATCCAATAAAAGCACTTGAGGCAGTTATGGATGGGTATGAGGTTATGACGATGGATGAGGCTTCAAGAATTGGAGACTTTTTCGTAACAGTAACAGGTAATAAAAATGTTATAACAAAGGATCATATACTTAAGATGAAAGATGGGGTAATCATTGCTAATTCTGGACACTTTGACGTTGAGATTGATGTTTCATCACTTAATACTCTTTCTAAAAGTAAAGAAGAGATAAGGAAAGGTGTTGTTGAGTATGAGATAGATGGTAAAAAGATATACCTTCTTGGACAAGGTAGGCTTGTAAATCTAGCAAATGCTGAAGGTCATCCTTCAAGCGTGATGGATATGTCCTTCGCAAACCAGGCTCTTTCATGCGAATATCTCGTTAAAAACAGGGGAAAACTTAAGAAATCAGTAATGCCAGTTCCAGAAGAAATTGACAGAGAGATTGCACGGTTAAAACTCCAATCTATGGGAATAAAAATTGACACACTTACTCCAGAACAAGAACGATACCTTTCAGGATGGTCTGAAGGAACTTAGTGCTTAGTTTTGAATTGGAACTCTTGAAGTCTAGATTAATTTAAATTTCATTACAGCAAATTGACTTCATAACTTCTGTGCGTACTTTATTTCAGATTGTGTTTTGTCTGGTCGTTTCGGATAGATTTTGTTTATCTTCAAAACTTCTGGTTATGAAGGAGGTTTTTGAATAGACTAGTTTTTGTTATCACTAGTCTGCTATTGCGGTAGTAACATCTTCTTCGTTTATGTTTGTAATTTTGACAAAACTGAACTCGTTTCTAGTCAAATCCTTACCTCTGTAGAATACTCTTAAATAATTATCTGCGTATCCATACATTCCACCGTTATAGTCTTCTTCTGGTAGTATTCTAATTTCTCTACCTAGAAATCTACTCTTAAATTGTTTTGATAATTCTTTGACGACGCCGAAGAGTATTTTCTCTCTTTCTTTTTTAACTTTCTCATCTGTTTGGTCTGGCATAACGGAAGCAGGAGTTCCTCTTCTTGGTGAGAATGGGAAGATGTGTAGTCTAAAGAAACCTACTTTACTAACGGTGTCAATGGTCTTCTCAAAGTCTTCATTTGTTTCTCCCGGGAAACCAACAATCACATCACCACTGAACCCAAAGTCTTCATTGTATTTTCTTGCTGTTTCGGATAGCCTTATAAGGTCAGAGGAAGTATAGTTCCTTCTCATCATCCTTATTACACGGTCAGAGCCACTCTGGATAGAGATGTGTAAGTGAGGTGTAAGTTTTCCATCCTTCACAAGTTCAAGTATTCTGTAATCAAACTCATCAGGCATAATGGACGAGAGTCTTATTCTGAAGTCTCCTTTAGTTTTGTTTAGTTCAATCAGTAGGTCTCGTAATGTATGTCCAGACCAATTGTAACTTGTTATATTAACTCCTGTTATAACTATCTCTTTGTATCCAAGTTCAAGAAGTTTCTTAAACCTTCTTACAACTTCTTCAAACTCAAGTGATACGCTTCCACCCCTTGCAAAAGGCACTTTACAGAATGAACACATCCTATTACATCCATCTTGTATCTTCAAGAATGCTCTTGTCCTACCTAGAAACGACTCTGGCTCAAACTCAAATCTGTCTCTCTTTTTTGGTTTAACACTTTCAACATTTAGATATCCTCTTGATAAGTAGGATTGAATAATCTCTGGTATCTTATACTTCATTTTGTTGTCAACAACGCAATCAACGAAGTTATACTGAACTATTCTTTCTTTGTCTGTCTGTGCAAAGCAACCTGTGACGATAAATTTTATTTCCTTGTTGTTCTTAAGTTTTCCAATCTTTTTGATGAATTTAATTCCTTTTTTATCCGCAGTATCCGTAACGGTGCAAGAGTTGAATATTACTATATCTGCTTCTTCAAGGTTATCAACATAGTTTAAACCTAGATTGTTGAGTTTGGTTGAAATTGCAGAACTCTCAAACTGGTTTAACTTACATCCATGTGTAACTATGGAATATTTCATACAACATTAATATAATTATAAACTCTTTGTTATGAATAAATTCAAGAACCATTCAAGCGGGTTAATCAAACTTTGTAAATCATAGATAGTATAGTATAATGCCCATAACTCCGAGTTGGAAAGACAATATTAGTTTTCTGTAAAATAGGTTTATGAAATTGGTAAAGTTGATACCATTTTCTATAGTCATAGTTTTGTTGCTTACGACTGTTGTTTCTGCTCAAGTTCCTTTACCTAGATTTACCATAGGTGTTGATGAGGCAAGGACTCCACAGGAAGTTTCGGTATCTCTTCAGATACTTCTTCTTCTCACAATCTTATCTCTAGCACCGTCAATACTGATAATGTTAACATCTTTCATAAGAGTGTATATCGTATTAGCGTTCATTCCTAGAGCGTTGACTACACAGAATATTCCACCAAACCAAGTCCTTATAGGACTTGCGCTATTTATAACGCTATATATAATGTGGCCTATCTTCACAAAATCCTACAATGAAGGTATAAAGCCATACATAGATGGTAAAATGAGTATTGAAAAGGCGTTTGATAACACGATGAAACCGATAAGAGAGTTTATGTTCAGGCAGACGAATGAGAAGTATATCTATCAATTCATTAAGATTGCAAACCTTCCGAGACCTGCTACGAGGGATGATGTCCCTACTCATGTTCTTATACCTGCTTACATAGTTAATGAACTTACGGTGTCATTTTATATGGGTGCTATATTGTTGATACCATTTCTCATAATAGATATAGTAGTTTCAAGCATACTGATATCTATGGGTATGTTTTTCTTACCACCTGTTGTAATTTCCTTTCCAATAAAGATAATATTTTTCTTCTTGATAGATGGCTGGGCTTTAACTATAAACAAAGTTGTTTTGAGTTTCTTCTAATGTTATGGAAGAATTGATAAGAGAGATTGTAGAGGTATCAAAACTGATGTATAAGAAAGGCTACATAACTTCCAAGGAAGGTAATTTAAGTTATAGAGTTGAGGATAAGATAGTTATAACACCATCAGGAACTCCGAAGTTTAACCTTAAGGAAGAGGATATTGTTGTTGTCAGTATTGATGACCTGAAAAGGGGAGTGAGAGGTAATGCTTCAAGTGAGGTTTTTACTCACCTTGAGTGTTATTTGACTAGTGAGGATGTGAAGTGTGTGCTACATGCTCATCCTGAAAACACTATAGTTCTTGACCTTCTTGGATACAATTTTAAAACAAAATTGCTTGCGGAAGCAGAATACTTTCTGGGAGACATCTACGTAACCGAATACGCAACACCTGGAACACCAGAAGGTGCGAATGTAGTAAGAGGAGTAGAGAATGATATTATCATTCTACACAAACATGGTGTTATCATAAAGAGTAAAACGAACCTCTGGGATGCTTTTTACAGACTTGAGATACTTGAAAAGTATTCTGGTATTGTTTATAAGTATCTTCTTGCGAAAAACATAGATCAAGTTCTATAGGTGTTTTTGACGGAGTAGAGTTCCTTCGGATTTTTAGAGAGAATAGGGATAATGTTAGAACAATCCTTGTATTGCGAACACGAATTGCCAGTTGTTGAAGAATTGATCGCTTAGGTATAGTCTTGGAGTGTTATCTTGGAACCTAAATTGTCTTGCCAAATATATTCTTATTGGAAAACCCGGTATGTTTATCATAGCACCTATACCGAAACTACCGTAGTATCTATTTAGGTCAAAATTGTAATCCTCTGGTCTTGGGAATGCATTACCAAGGTCTCCGAATAAAGTGCCCCAGAGTTCATTACCTATTATTGGTATTCTCAACTCTGTTGAGAAGAATGATTTTGCTCTACCTCTTATACCATACCCTCCCCAACCTCTAAGTTCGTAATATCCGTCAAACCAGAATAGGTCCATTATTTCAAACTCAAGTCTTCCACTAAGTTGAGGGAACATAGCCCCGTGTGTAGTGTATAGAACCCACACAAGACTATATTCTTCCGTTATTGGTATAGCCTGATAGAATGAGAAACTTCCCGTTAGTTTTATGAACTCAAAAAATCCACCTATTAAGTGTCCAACATAGTCAAGATACAATCCGCCATTTACGCCTTTAGAGGGCACAAGTGGGTTATTCCTACTGTCAAACGAGAAACTCAAGCTCAAGATACTTTTGAGTTTCCCCCTATACACTTCCCACCAGTTATCAACATATGTTAGGCTAAGTTCTTTTGATACACTAGCATCGTAAGGGTTGATGAAACTTTTATTGTGAGTAATCGTTGAGTATATAGAGTATCCAACTCCTACATTGTAGTAGCTTCCTAGCCTTCTGCCTACATTTAACCCCAAACCTAATTTCGTCTGCCAGTATGTTCCGTTAGTGCTTTCAGGAATTCCGTTACTATCATCATCAACGATTATGTCTCTTACGAGGGTATTGTAGAAGTATATTGATGTTGAAAGCGAAAACAACGAGTCAAAGAGATATGGTTCTGTAAAGGATAGATTGATGCCCTGTTGATTTTGACCTATATCTACCTTGCCCTGTATCTTCTTACCTGTCCCGAATAGGTTGATGTGAGATATACTTCCGCCTAGAGTAAAACCACTAACAGATCCATAACCTGCTGATAGTGAGATGATACCAGTCCTACCTTCCTTCACCTTGAATATGAGGTCCATTATTCCTTCTGCTTCTCCTTCCTTAACTTCCCATTCAACTTTCTCAAAGTATTGTGTCATGTTGAGCCTTTCTACGCTTCTTTGTAGTTTATAGACAGTGAATATTTCCCCCTCTTTTACATCAAGTTCTCTTTCAATAACATATGTTTTAGTGTAGGTATTACCGACTACAAGTATGCTTCCTATATGACCTATGTCACCTTCCTGTATCTCAACTTCTATATCAATAAATCTAATGCTTTCGTTCTTCTTTAGCTTTTTATCAACTCTAGTGAAAATGTAACCCCTATCCCAATACATCCTACTTACACTGTATATCCACTTATCAACTTGATCCATCGCAAAAACATCACCTTTGAGAAGTTTAAACTTTTTTAGAATTTCGTTAGTGCTGAAAACCTTTATATCTCCTTTGATTTCAATACTACCAAAATAATATTTTTGTCCCTCTTCAATACCTATCGTTATGTAAATATGCTTTTCTATAAGGTTAGTTTGGTTATCGTAATGGTTACTTACAACGATGTTCGTAAATGAAATTTTAGACTCAATGAAACCTTTAGTATCGTAGAAGTATTTTATCTTGTCAATATCCTTTGAAAACTTGTCAGGGTCAAAGTACCCTCTAACGATCGGTATTCCTATGAACTTAACCTCTTCCTTTGTATCCATAATTCCTTTCAAGTCTCCTTCGTTTATGTTGGAAATACCAGAGAATGTTATCTTCTTGACTATACTTCTAGGTCCTTCGTCTATGTCAAAGTTGAGTATTAGCTTATTATTCTCTCTAGAGAATGAATGTCTTACAGTTGCATCTAGTAGTCCTTCCTCTCTATACTTTTGTCTTATAGCAAAGATTGAAGAGTATATCTTGTATTCACTAACATAATCGCCTTTGTTTATGAACAAGACTTCTTTTATATCATCTGAACTCAAACTCTTGTTGCCGTTTATCTTTACCTCATCAATAACATCTGCTTCTTTACCAACTATGTAAATGTCAAGAAGTTTCTTATCTCTATCAACTATTGCATAGTCAATACTAAACTCATACAAAATACTCAATCTATATATATCTTTGGTCATCTGGATGACTTTGTCAAGGTCTAAAAAGTCTCCTTCTTTCAGAGTAATATTGTCTCTCAGAAGATTTTCTGCTTGCCTACTCATTTGAGAGAATACTATCTTGTTGATCTTATACCCCTGAATATCACTTAAGTTAGTTATGGGACTGGAAAATATGTAGGCAGCAAAGATGACTTTCAAGAGGAATATAACTAGCACTCTTCGCATAACTTCAACCTCTTCGTAGTTTATGTATTCTAAACGAGAGTGCTCGTTTAATTAAAATTAACCTAAAATTACTCAATACAATACGAAACTCGCGATCAAGATTGGTTTCTAGACGAGTAAATCTTTTCACTAGCGAATACATAAGTCTGGTATGAAACAGAATCTTGAACTAACGAAAACTATCTGGAACGAAGGTGAGTTAGCAAAAAGTTTAGAACTCTGATTATTCATCTAATCGGGATTTATGTAAAGTATTGTAGAAGCGATGTCAAGAAATTTAGTTGTTTATTTGATAATTTGTCATTGTTTTGATTTATCTAACCTAAGTAATATGAGAGCAAATATTGGTGCTCCGATAAGTCCTGTTATAACGCCTAATGGAATCTCCAAAAAAGGTATTAATTTTCTTGCTATTATGTAACATAGTGTTAGAAATATTCCTCCAATCACACTAGAGAAAATTATAACATCCTTTGTTGAAAATGATATGAACCTATACGATAAGATCGTTACTACATTTGGTATAACAAACCCTACGAAACCTATCACACCTGTGAGCGAGACTGCTGTTGAGGACATCACAACCGTGATAACAATAAATACTGTTCTCCATAGCCTCACATTGATACCTAAAACATGCGAATCAGTATCACCAAGAGATATAACATCAAGTTTCCTTGAGAGTAAAATTAATATTAGTATTACCAGGATCACTACTGAATACTCTACGAGTAAGAATTCAAAATCGGATATTACTACGCTACCTAGAAGGAATGAGAATGTCTGTTGTAATTTGTATGGGTCTAGTAGTGATTGAATGAGGATTATGAGTCCAGATATGAAACTGTTTAGCATAACTCCAAATATAAGTGTTTTAAGAGAGTCCCTTACTAGTGAAGATACTAGGGTAAATATTAGTCCAGCTAGAAAGCCAAAGATGAATGAAAATGCAACTCTTACGAACGAGAAGCCTAGGTAAGATGCTATTCCAAAAGCAGACATAATTGTTATACCTAGAACACTTCCGGACAGCACTCCTGTAATACCAGGGTCTGCTAGATTATTCTTTGTTATCCTTTGTAGAACTAATCCTGAAACGGATAGAGAGATCCCTGATAACAAAACCGCTAAAGATTGAGATAACCTAATCAAGATAACCTTGACATCTTCTTCGGACCTGTTTTGGGATAGAAATGTTTTGGTTAAACTTGTATCAGTAGTTCCGGTCTCTACGGAGACAAAAAGAGATCCAAAAAGTATTAGAATAGAGAGTATATGAAGTATGTTTATTAACAACCTTCCTTTAACTCTTTTCATCAAAATAATCTATCTCTAAAGTTCAGAATGAAAAAATTATAACTAACAATTTATACCGTTTTTAATCAACTGAGTAGTTTTAGTCTAACTATAACTCTTTCTTTGTGTTTCATTTTAGGAGTCTTTTTAGTTCTTCTATTCCTCCCTTGACATTCTTGACGCTTTTGAAACCTTTTGACTGCATAACCTTTGTTAGTATATCGCTTAGCATTCCACTTTCACATACCACTAGATATTCCTTTTGTCTGTCAAGTATTTCAACTTCCTTTGGTGCTTTGAAGAAATCAAGGTTTAAAACATTCAAGTTTCTTGATGTGTAAAACTCTCTGTCCTTTTCAAAATCTCTTGGGGATCTTAAGTCTATTATGACTAGGTTAGGGTTTTTCATTTTTAAGGTAATCTGGAATTTCTATGCCAAGTTTCTGTCTTATCATAACTTCAAGTTTATTTACTAAATCCGGCTTCTGTTCAAGAGTTGCTAATGCTTGGTCAATACCGTTACCTAATTTGTCATCTCCGTAGTAATACCAATTACCACTTTTCTTTATGATACCAAGTTCAGGTCCTATTGTAAGTATTTCGTAGGGTTTTGATATGCCTTTACCGTAGAGTATTGGCACATCGGCTACTCTGAATGGAGGTGCTACCTTGTTCTTTGCTATCTTAACTTTACATATCATTCCTATTACCTCATCACCTTTTTTTATACTCTCTGTTTTTCTAGTCTCTATTCTCAATGATGCGTAATACTTTAGGGCAGTTCCACCGGTTGTTGTCTCTTGGGGACCTCCGTAAGAGAAACCTGTTGAGATTTTCATCCTCAACTGGTTTGTAAATACAATGGCAGTGTTTGTTTTTGATACAATTGAGATTATTTTGCGGAGTGCTTGGCTCATAAGCCTTGCTTGTATGCCTATAGTTGCATCTCCTACATCTGATGAAATCTCTGCTTTTGGAACTAGTGCTGCAACTGAATCTATGACAATCACATCAATAGAATTACTTCTGATTAAGTTCTCAACAACATTTAGTGCTTCTTCCCCTGACTCAGGTTGTGAGACTACTAGATTAGCAACGTCAACACCTATACTTTTTGAATATACTGGGTCAAGTGCATGCTCAACATCAATAAACGCAGCAAATCCTCCACTTTTTTGGACTTCTGCTATTATGTGAAGACATATAGTAGTTTTACCTGATGATTCATGCCCATAAACTTCTGTTATTCTACCTTTGGGAATACCACCTATGCCAGTTATAGAGTCAATAAGAATAGAACCAGTTGATATTGACTTAACTTTTTCAACGGGTTTAGTATCTCCGAGTATCATTATTGAACCTTCACCGTAGTTTTTCTTTATTCTGGCAATCGCTTCTTGTAAAGCCTTCTTCTTTGCCTCAATCTCGTTTGGATTAGTATTCATGTTATCTTCCTCCATTGTTTATTTTAAATAACTTTTATTATGCTTATCCACATCTTAACGAACAAACAAAAACACTATTGGAATAGGTAGAAGAAATTTGAGAAAAGGGAAGCAATGATATTGAAATTACATTTCTAACTAGAAAATTCCTTCAAAGTCCTTTTATGAGATGCTGGTTAGAATTTTCTACTTATTCCTTCATCGTAATCTTCAATTGAAGATAGAGAAGCAAATCTATTCTTTCTGAGGATAGCAGGAGTAGAGAGGTCAAGAACATCTTTATCACTGTCTTCAAGTGATCTTATTGTTCTTCTCTTGGATAAGAAGTCCTGTCTTGATATTATCTTTCCTATACCAGGGACTACTTTTACTTCACCTTGGTTAAGTCCTACGTTTGTATCTTTTTCAATACTAGATTGTTGCTGTTGTTGGAATACAGTTTCTGATTGTGATGGGAACCCAGTTGCTATGACTACGACTCTTATGTTATCACCCATTGCCTCATCAGGACATGCTCCCATTATTATGTTTGCTTCTTTGTCTGCCGTCTCGTTTATCGTTTCCATTATTGTGTTTATATCGTCAAGTGATAATTTGCGTCCGCCTGTTATGTTGACTAGAACTGCTTTTGCACCTCTAAAGGAAATATTGTCAACAAGTGGATTGTTTATGGCTTTTTGAGCGACCGACTTGGGGTCTGTATCAACACCTATACCCATCAATGCTTCTCCTCCTTCCTTGAGGACTGTTCTAACATCGGCAAAGTCTACATTTATTAAGCCTGGCTTTGTTATTATGTCTGACATTCCTTGTATCGCTTGCATTAAAACTTCATCTGCCTTCAGGAATGCTTGTTCTATAGGAGTTTTCTTATCTAGGATTTTGAAGAGATTTTGGTTTGGAATAACTATGAGTGTATCTACATGTTGTTTTAACTTTTTTATACCTTCTTCCGCTCTGTCCATTCTCTTCTTACCTTCGGTTAAGAATGGTTTCGTTACGACTGCTACTGTGAGTGCTCCGAGTTCTCTAGCAATCTGTGATATAACAGGTGCAGCACCTGTTCCTGTTCCTCCACCCATACCGCAGGTGATGAATACCATATCAGACCCTCTTAATGCGTCATAGATTAAGTCTCTATCCTCGTTTGCTGCTTCTTCACCTACTTTAGGATCTGCACCAGCACCTAGACCTTTTGTTCTCTTTTGTCCTATTTGTATCTTGGTGGGTGATAAACTTGTTGATAGCGCTTGAGCATCAGTATTAACTGCTATAAAGTCAACATTTTTAAGACCAGCTTGTATCATTCTGTTGACAGCATTACAACCTGCTCCTCCTACACCTAAAACCTTTATATTAGTAGGATTTTCATCAAACTCATACATAAATTCCCCTCCCATAATAGTTAATAGATAGTTCTAATTGTAAAACAAGACTTCCTCGCTTTCAATATTGAAAGTGATTAGTATTTCTTTGATAATCAAAACTGGGAGGTTTGTATGGAAGGTAAGATAGTTTTACCCCAGTTCGGTCAGACAGAGTGGGGGATATTATTCTTTGTTCTGGCAAGCTCAATAGTTGCTCTGATTTATGGAATATTTCTAGTAAGGTATGTTATAAAGGTTGAAGTTGGTGATAAGAAGATGTTAGAAGTTTCTTCCGCTATAGAGGAAGGTGCTATGGCCTATCTACGAAGACAGTTTAACACGATGATATGGTTTATTATTGCTTTGATGGTGATACTATTCTTTGTTTATCAATCTATCTACAAAGACATAAGGTTGCCGTTGGGTATTGCTATAGCATTTCTTATGGGAGTTTTTGCGTCTTACGGAGCTGGTTTTGTTGGGATGTGGTTGTCCGTAAAGGCGAATGTTAGAACTGCTTATACTGCTTTGACCAAGAGTTTTTCAGATTCTCTTAAGATTTCCTTTAGAGCCGGTGCAGTTTCTGGAATGTTCACTCTTGGTTTTGGACTACTTGGTGCTACGATCATATTTATGGCTTTTAGAGAAGAAGCAATGAAAGTTTTGGTAGGTTTTGGTTTTGGT from Spirochaetota bacterium carries:
- a CDS encoding iron ABC transporter permease; this translates as MKRVKGRLLINILHILSILILFGSLFVSVETGTTDTSLTKTFLSQNRSEEDVKVILIRLSQSLAVLLSGISLSVSGLVLQRITKNNLADPGITGVLSGSVLGITIMSAFGIASYLGFSFVRVAFSFIFGFLAGLIFTLVSSLVRDSLKTLIFGVMLNSFISGLIILIQSLLDPYKLQQTFSFLLGSVVISDFEFLLVEYSVVILVILILILLSRKLDVISLGDTDSHVLGINVRLWRTVFIVITVVMSSTAVSLTGVIGFVGFVIPNVVTILSYRFISFSTKDVIIFSSVIGGIFLTLCYIIARKLIPFLEIPLGVITGLIGAPIFALILLRLDKSKQ
- a CDS encoding class II aldolase/adducin family protein, with product MEELIREIVEVSKLMYKKGYITSKEGNLSYRVEDKIVITPSGTPKFNLKEEDIVVVSIDDLKRGVRGNASSEVFTHLECYLTSEDVKCVLHAHPENTIVLDLLGYNFKTKLLAEAEYFLGDIYVTEYATPGTPEGANVVRGVENDIIILHKHGVIIKSKTNLWDAFYRLEILEKYSGIVYKYLLAKNIDQVL
- the recA gene encoding recombinase RecA produces the protein MNTNPNEIEAKKKALQEAIARIKKNYGEGSIMILGDTKPVEKVKSISTGSILIDSITGIGGIPKGRITEVYGHESSGKTTICLHIIAEVQKSGGFAAFIDVEHALDPVYSKSIGVDVANLVVSQPESGEEALNVVENLIRSNSIDVIVIDSVAALVPKAEISSDVGDATIGIQARLMSQALRKIISIVSKTNTAIVFTNQLRMKISTGFSYGGPQETTTGGTALKYYASLRIETRKTESIKKGDEVIGMICKVKIAKNKVAPPFRVADVPILYGKGISKPYEILTIGPELGIIKKSGNWYYYGDDKLGNGIDQALATLEQKPDLVNKLEVMIRQKLGIEIPDYLKNEKP
- the bamA gene encoding outer membrane protein assembly factor BamA encodes the protein MRRVLVIFLLKVIFAAYIFSSPITNLSDIQGYKINKIVFSQMSRQAENLLRDNITLKEGDFLDLDKVIQMTKDIYRLSILYEFSIDYAIVDRDKKLLDIYIVGKEADVIDEVKINGNKSLSSDDIKEVLFINKGDYVSEYKIYSSIFAIRQKYREEGLLDATVRHSFSRENNKLILNFDIDEGPRSIVKKITFSGISNINEGDLKGIMDTKEEVKFIGIPIVRGYFDPDKFSKDIDKIKYFYDTKGFIESKISFTNIVVSNHYDNQTNLIEKHIYITIGIEEGQKYYFGSIEIKGDIKVFSTNEILKKFKLLKGDVFAMDQVDKWIYSVSRMYWDRGYIFTRVDKKLKKNESIRFIDIEVEIQEGDIGHIGSILVVGNTYTKTYVIERELDVKEGEIFTVYKLQRSVERLNMTQYFEKVEWEVKEGEAEGIMDLIFKVKEGRTGIISLSAGYGSVSGFTLGGSISHINLFGTGKKIQGKVDIGQNQQGINLSFTEPYLFDSLFSLSTSIYFYNTLVRDIIVDDDSNGIPESTNGTYWQTKLGLGLNVGRRLGSYYNVGVGYSIYSTITHNKSFINPYDASVSKELSLTYVDNWWEVYRGKLKSILSLSFSFDSRNNPLVPSKGVNGGLYLDYVGHLIGGFFEFIKLTGSFSFYQAIPITEEYSLVWVLYTTHGAMFPQLSGRLEFEIMDLFWFDGYYELRGWGGYGIRGRAKSFFSTELRIPIIGNELWGTLFGDLGNAFPRPEDYNFDLNRYYGSFGIGAMINIPGFPIRIYLARQFRFQDNTPRLYLSDQFFNNWQFVFAIQGLF
- the mtaB gene encoding tRNA (N(6)-L-threonylcarbamoyladenosine(37)-C(2))-methylthiotransferase MtaB: MKYSIVTHGCKLNQFESSAISTKLNNLGLNYVDNLEEADIVIFNSCTVTDTADKKGIKFIKKIGKLKNNKEIKFIVTGCFAQTDKERIVQYNFVDCVVDNKMKYKIPEIIQSYLSRGYLNVESVKPKKRDRFEFEPESFLGRTRAFLKIQDGCNRMCSFCKVPFARGGSVSLEFEEVVRRFKKLLELGYKEIVITGVNITSYNWSGHTLRDLLIELNKTKGDFRIRLSSIMPDEFDYRILELVKDGKLTPHLHISIQSGSDRVIRMMRRNYTSSDLIRLSETARKYNEDFGFSGDVIVGFPGETNEDFEKTIDTVSKVGFFRLHIFPFSPRRGTPASVMPDQTDEKVKKEREKILFGVVKELSKQFKSRFLGREIRILPEEDYNGGMYGYADNYLRVFYRGKDLTRNEFSFVKITNINEEDVTTAIAD
- a CDS encoding rhodanese-like domain-containing protein, with the protein product MKNPNLVIIDLRSPRDFEKDREFYTSRNLNVLNLDFFKAPKEVEILDRQKEYLVVCESGMLSDILTKVMQSKGFKSVKNVKGGIEELKRLLK
- the fliP gene encoding flagellar type III secretion system pore protein FliP (The bacterial flagellar biogenesis protein FliP forms a type III secretion system (T3SS)-type pore required for flagellar assembly.), which produces MKLVKLIPFSIVIVLLLTTVVSAQVPLPRFTIGVDEARTPQEVSVSLQILLLLTILSLAPSILIMLTSFIRVYIVLAFIPRALTTQNIPPNQVLIGLALFITLYIMWPIFTKSYNEGIKPYIDGKMSIEKAFDNTMKPIREFMFRQTNEKYIYQFIKIANLPRPATRDDVPTHVLIPAYIVNELTVSFYMGAILLIPFLIIDIVVSSILISMGMFFLPPVVISFPIKIIFFFLIDGWALTINKVVLSFF
- the ftsZ gene encoding cell division protein FtsZ; amino-acid sequence: MYEFDENPTNIKVLGVGGAGCNAVNRMIQAGLKNVDFIAVNTDAQALSTSLSPTKIQIGQKRTKGLGAGADPKVGEEAANEDRDLIYDALRGSDMVFITCGMGGGTGTGAAPVISQIARELGALTVAVVTKPFLTEGKKRMDRAEEGIKKLKQHVDTLIVIPNQNLFKILDKKTPIEQAFLKADEVLMQAIQGMSDIITKPGLINVDFADVRTVLKEGGEALMGIGVDTDPKSVAQKAINNPLVDNISFRGAKAVLVNITGGRKLSLDDINTIMETINETADKEANIIMGACPDEAMGDNIRVVVIATGFPSQSETVFQQQQQSSIEKDTNVGLNQGEVKVVPGIGKIISRQDFLSKRRTIRSLEDSDKDVLDLSTPAILRKNRFASLSSIEDYDEGISRKF
- the ahcY gene encoding adenosylhomocysteinase, which gives rise to MEYHIKDINLAEEGYKRIMWAFKDMPVLAIIRERFRRERPLKGITISGALHITTETANLAITLKEGGAEVLLCASNPLSTQDDVAASLVKHFEIPVFAIKGEDRDTYYSHIREVLSRKPDITIDDGADLVTTLHKEMTSVIDKVIGGTEETTTGVIRLRAMEKEGVLKYPIIAVNDAMTKHLFDNRYGTGQSTIDGIIRSTNRLIAGKYFVVAGYGWCGKGVAMRAKGMGARVIITETDPIKALEAVMDGYEVMTMDEASRIGDFFVTVTGNKNVITKDHILKMKDGVIIANSGHFDVEIDVSSLNTLSKSKEEIRKGVVEYEIDGKKIYLLGQGRLVNLANAEGHPSSVMDMSFANQALSCEYLVKNRGKLKKSVMPVPEEIDREIARLKLQSMGIKIDTLTPEQERYLSGWSEGT